Proteins co-encoded in one Streptomyces roseochromogenus subsp. oscitans DS 12.976 genomic window:
- a CDS encoding lysylphosphatidylglycerol synthase domain-containing protein → MEDAGTRARANHHETEGAHVPENTPPDHGPGADDDPHAEAVEGDEPLLPARVHRPSDLMRLLVGLLAIVVLLAIAAFAHGTTSGLEQDINKGTGQAPDLLIKIAGLASSIAILLVPVAFAIERLIKRDGLRIADGVLAAVLAHGVTLATDLWVARAAPDSIQEALTQPSPGDIHALTDPVHGYLAPVIAYMTAVGMSRRPRWRAVLWIVLLLDAFSMLVTGYTTPFSIILTVLIGWTVAYGTLYAVGSPNVRPTGQTLMAGLRHVGFHPVSAAREETTESENGDRGRRYFVTLEDGPPLDVTVVDREQQAQGFFYRAWRNLTLRGFATRSSLQSLRQALEQEALLAYAAIAAGANAPKLIATSELGPDAVMLVYEHSGGRTLDSLADAEITDELLRNTWHQVQALQSRRIAHRRLAGDAILVDRSGRVILTELRGGEIAAGELLLRMDVAQLVTTLGLRVGAERAVASAVGVLGPDAVADCLPMLQPIALTRSTRATLRRLARERAQREREAVLEASRQAKQARLDEAAETSGSALEEPGKKTVRAEQRAERRAMDEALDEAREEDLLTQIRHEVLRIRPQAPVEPARLERVRPRTLISFIAGAIGAYYLLTQLTHIEFGTLFAQAQWGWVLAAVAFSALSYVAAAMALLGFVPERVPFLRTAAAQVAGSFVKIVAPAAVGGVALNTRFLQRAGVRAGLAVASVGASQLFGLGCHILMLLSFGYLTGTEKTPSLSPSRTVIAGLLTVAVLVLVVTSVPFLRKFVVTRVRSLFAGVVPRMLDVLQRPQKLVTGIGGMLLLTACFVMCLDASVRAFGDGTSSLSIASVAVVFLAGNALGSAAPTPGGVGAVEASLTLGLIAFGLPKEVAAPAVLLYRLLTLWLPVLPGWLAFNHLTRKGAL, encoded by the coding sequence GTGGAAGACGCGGGCACGCGCGCGCGTGCGAACCACCACGAGACCGAGGGGGCGCACGTCCCGGAGAACACGCCCCCCGACCACGGTCCGGGCGCAGACGACGATCCCCACGCCGAGGCCGTGGAGGGCGACGAACCGCTGCTCCCCGCGCGTGTGCACCGCCCCTCCGACCTCATGCGGCTCCTGGTGGGCCTGCTCGCCATCGTGGTGCTGCTCGCGATCGCCGCGTTCGCGCACGGCACCACCTCGGGCCTCGAACAGGACATCAACAAGGGCACCGGGCAGGCCCCCGACCTGCTCATCAAGATCGCGGGTCTGGCGTCCAGCATCGCGATCCTGCTGGTGCCGGTCGCCTTCGCGATCGAGCGGCTGATCAAACGGGACGGGCTGCGCATCGCCGACGGCGTCCTCGCGGCCGTCCTCGCCCACGGAGTGACCCTGGCGACCGACCTGTGGGTCGCGCGGGCCGCACCGGACTCGATCCAGGAGGCGCTCACCCAGCCCTCGCCGGGCGACATCCACGCCCTGACCGACCCCGTGCACGGCTATCTGGCCCCCGTCATCGCCTATATGACGGCCGTCGGCATGTCCCGCAGACCCAGATGGCGCGCGGTGCTGTGGATCGTGCTGCTGCTCGACGCGTTCTCGATGCTGGTCACGGGCTACACGACCCCGTTCTCGATCATCCTGACGGTGCTGATCGGCTGGACCGTCGCCTACGGCACGCTGTACGCGGTCGGCTCCCCCAATGTCCGCCCCACCGGGCAGACCCTGATGGCAGGCCTGCGCCACGTCGGCTTCCACCCCGTCAGCGCGGCCCGCGAGGAGACCACGGAGTCGGAGAACGGCGACCGCGGCCGGCGTTACTTCGTCACCCTGGAGGACGGCCCGCCGCTGGACGTCACGGTCGTGGACCGGGAACAGCAGGCCCAGGGCTTCTTCTACCGCGCGTGGCGCAATCTCACCCTGCGCGGCTTCGCCACCCGCTCCAGCCTGCAGTCGCTGCGCCAGGCGCTGGAACAGGAGGCGCTGCTGGCGTACGCGGCGATCGCGGCCGGCGCCAACGCGCCCAAGCTGATCGCCACTTCCGAACTCGGCCCCGACGCCGTCATGCTCGTCTACGAGCACTCCGGCGGGCGCACGCTGGACTCGCTGGCCGACGCGGAGATCACCGACGAGCTGCTGCGCAACACCTGGCACCAGGTACAGGCGCTGCAGTCGCGGCGCATCGCGCACCGCAGGCTCGCAGGTGACGCGATTCTGGTGGATCGTTCCGGCAGGGTGATCCTCACCGAGCTGCGCGGCGGCGAGATCGCGGCCGGTGAGCTGCTGCTGCGCATGGACGTGGCGCAGCTGGTCACGACGCTCGGTCTGCGGGTGGGCGCCGAGCGGGCGGTGGCCTCGGCGGTCGGCGTGCTCGGCCCCGACGCGGTCGCCGACTGCCTTCCGATGCTGCAGCCGATCGCGCTGACGCGCTCCACGCGCGCGACGCTGCGCCGGCTGGCCCGGGAGCGCGCCCAGCGCGAACGGGAAGCGGTCCTGGAGGCGTCCCGGCAGGCCAAGCAGGCCCGCCTGGACGAGGCCGCCGAGACCAGCGGGTCCGCCCTCGAAGAGCCCGGCAAGAAGACGGTCCGCGCGGAGCAGCGTGCGGAGCGGCGGGCCATGGACGAAGCCCTCGACGAGGCCCGCGAGGAGGATCTGCTCACCCAGATCCGGCACGAGGTGCTGCGGATCAGGCCGCAGGCGCCCGTGGAGCCGGCCCGGCTGGAGCGGGTGCGGCCGCGCACGCTCATCAGCTTCATCGCGGGTGCGATCGGCGCGTACTACCTGCTGACGCAGCTCACCCACATCGAGTTCGGCACGCTGTTCGCGCAGGCCCAGTGGGGCTGGGTGCTCGCCGCGGTGGCGTTCTCCGCGCTCAGCTATGTCGCCGCGGCGATGGCGCTGCTGGGCTTCGTGCCGGAGCGGGTGCCGTTCCTGCGGACCGCGGCCGCCCAGGTCGCCGGGTCCTTCGTGAAGATCGTGGCGCCTGCCGCGGTCGGCGGTGTCGCCCTCAACACGCGCTTCCTGCAGCGCGCCGGCGTGCGCGCCGGGCTCGCGGTGGCGAGCGTCGGCGCGTCGCAGCTGTTCGGGCTCGGCTGCCACATCCTGATGCTGCTGTCCTTCGGCTATCTGACCGGCACGGAGAAGACGCCGTCGCTGTCGCCGTCCCGGACCGTCATCGCGGGTCTGCTGACGGTGGCGGTGCTGGTGCTCGTGGTGACCTCGGTGCCGTTCCTGCGGAAATTCGTCGTCACGCGCGTGCGGTCGCTGTTCGCCGGTGTCGTACCGCGCATGCTCGATGTGCTGCAGCGGCCGCAGAAGCTCGTCACCGGCATCGGCGGCATGCTTCTGCTGACGGCCTGCTTCGTGATGTGCCTGGACGCCTCCGTGCGGGCCTTCGGCGACGGCACCTCCTCGCTCAGCATCGCCAGCGTCGCCGTCGTCTTCCTTGCCGGCAACGCGCTCGGGTCCGCGGCGCCCACCCCGGGCGGCGTGGGCGCGGTGGAGGCGAGCCTCACGCTCGGCCTGATCGCCTTCGGCCTCCCCAAGGAGGTCGCCGCTCCGGCCGTGCTGCTGTACCGCCTGCTGACGCTGTGGCTGCCGGTGCTCCCGGGCTGGCTGGCCTTCAACCACCTCACCCGCAAGGGAGCCCTGTAG
- a CDS encoding ATP-dependent helicase, with product MTPPRLDAAQRTVVDHRSGSLLVLAGPGTGKTTTLVESVAARIARGADPERILVLTFSRKAAVDLRDRMALRIGAARAPRATTFHSYCYALVRAHQDSGLSAEPPRLLSGPEQDVAVRGLLAGQPELQRLGLTHVRWPDELRACLTTRGFADEVRAVLARSRELGLGPDALDAFARRIGRPDWRAAAAFLAEYLDVLDLQGVIDYAELVHRAVLLARRPETAARLAARYDAVYVDEYQDTDPAQVRLLHALAGGGRTLVAFGDPDQSIYAFRGADVNGILDFPAAFPRADGRPAPVEVLRTARRSGAALLAATRLITQRMPLPRLPADKVRAHREPAAVRDGGRVEVYTYPTAGTELDNIADILRRAHLEDDVAWSDMAVLVRAGSRTLPTLRRALTAAGVPVDIDGDDLPLRHEPAVAPLLTALRAVATAEAGRHEDNPTGAATEDERPAAADDAEAEEAGAGEAEAASAGAGEAEAEAAEAEEAEAEAAEAEEAEAVGAQGAAAVAGDGAEQIPDPASWLDTETALTLLASPLAGMDPADLRRLGRALREEERAAGNPLPPPSDVLLAQALAEPERLAVHDPAYARGAQRLGALLGTARRCLAGGGTAEEALWELWQGTPW from the coding sequence ATGACCCCCCCTCGTCTGGACGCGGCACAGCGCACCGTGGTTGACCACCGGAGCGGCTCCCTCCTCGTCCTCGCCGGTCCCGGCACCGGCAAGACCACCACGCTCGTCGAGTCCGTGGCCGCGCGGATCGCCCGGGGCGCCGACCCCGAGCGCATCCTGGTGCTGACGTTCAGCCGCAAGGCCGCAGTCGACCTGCGCGACCGCATGGCCCTGCGGATCGGTGCCGCCCGCGCCCCCCGGGCCACCACGTTCCACTCGTACTGCTACGCCCTGGTGCGCGCCCACCAGGACAGCGGCCTGTCCGCCGAGCCGCCGCGCCTGCTCTCCGGCCCCGAGCAGGACGTCGCCGTCCGCGGGCTGCTCGCCGGTCAGCCGGAACTGCAGCGGCTCGGGCTGACCCATGTGCGCTGGCCCGACGAGCTGCGCGCCTGTCTGACCACGCGCGGCTTCGCCGACGAGGTCCGCGCGGTCCTCGCCCGCAGCCGTGAGCTGGGCCTCGGCCCGGACGCGCTGGACGCCTTCGCCCGCCGCATCGGCCGCCCCGACTGGCGCGCCGCCGCCGCATTCCTCGCCGAGTACCTCGACGTGCTCGACCTTCAGGGCGTGATCGACTACGCGGAACTGGTCCACCGCGCGGTCCTGCTCGCCCGCCGCCCCGAGACCGCCGCTCGGCTCGCCGCCCGGTACGACGCCGTGTACGTCGACGAGTACCAGGACACCGACCCCGCCCAGGTACGGCTCCTGCACGCGCTGGCCGGCGGCGGACGAACCCTGGTCGCCTTCGGCGATCCGGACCAGTCGATCTACGCCTTCCGGGGCGCCGATGTGAACGGCATCCTCGACTTCCCGGCGGCCTTCCCGCGCGCGGACGGCCGCCCCGCCCCTGTCGAGGTGCTGCGCACCGCCCGCCGCTCCGGCGCCGCCCTGCTGGCCGCCACCCGCCTGATCACCCAGCGCATGCCGCTGCCCCGGCTACCCGCCGACAAGGTCCGCGCCCACCGCGAGCCGGCCGCCGTACGGGACGGCGGCCGCGTCGAGGTCTACACGTACCCGACGGCTGGTACGGAACTGGACAACATCGCGGACATCCTGCGCCGCGCGCACCTGGAGGACGACGTCGCCTGGAGTGACATGGCCGTCCTGGTCCGGGCCGGTTCCCGCACCCTGCCGACTCTCCGCCGCGCCCTCACCGCGGCCGGCGTCCCCGTGGACATCGACGGCGACGACCTGCCCCTGCGCCACGAACCGGCGGTGGCCCCCCTGCTGACGGCCCTGCGCGCGGTGGCCACGGCGGAGGCCGGGCGGCACGAGGACAACCCCACGGGAGCCGCCACGGAGGACGAACGGCCCGCAGCGGCGGACGACGCCGAAGCCGAGGAGGCCGGGGCCGGGGAAGCCGAAGCCGCATCGGCCGGGGCCGGGGAAGCCGAAGCCGAAGCAGCCGAAGCAGAGGAAGCCGAAGCCGAAGCAGCCGAAGCAGAGGAAGCCGAAGCAGTCGGGGCGCAGGGAGCCGCAGCCGTCGCTGGAGACGGTGCCGAGCAGATCCCGGACCCCGCCTCCTGGCTCGATACCGAGACCGCGCTCACCCTGCTCGCCTCCCCCCTCGCCGGCATGGACCCGGCCGATCTGCGCCGCCTCGGGCGTGCCCTGCGCGAGGAGGAGCGGGCGGCGGGCAACCCGCTGCCGCCCCCCTCCGACGTACTGCTGGCACAGGCGCTCGCCGAGCCCGAGCGTCTGGCCGTACACGATCCCGCGTACGCGCGCGGGGCACAGCGCCTCGGCGCGCTGCTCGGCACGGCCCGCCGATGCCTGGCCGGCGGCGGTACGGCCGAGGAGGCGCTGTGGGAGCTGTGGCAGGGCACGCCGTGG
- a CDS encoding MGMT family protein, giving the protein MSEPSPAEDTREEYADALPEYAERVLEVAERIPPGRVMTYGDVAEWLGDGGPRQVGRVMSLYGGAVPWWRVVRADGVLLPGHELSALDHYRAEGTPLKEAARSAEGHLPRLDMRRARWDGGAGTDGHT; this is encoded by the coding sequence ATGAGCGAGCCGAGCCCTGCCGAGGACACCCGCGAGGAGTACGCGGACGCGCTGCCGGAGTACGCCGAGCGGGTCCTCGAGGTCGCGGAGCGGATTCCGCCGGGGCGGGTCATGACGTACGGCGATGTCGCCGAGTGGCTCGGGGACGGAGGACCGCGCCAGGTCGGCCGGGTGATGTCCCTTTACGGCGGCGCCGTCCCGTGGTGGCGCGTCGTACGAGCCGACGGTGTGCTGCTGCCCGGCCACGAGCTGAGCGCGCTCGACCACTACCGCGCGGAGGGCACGCCGCTGAAGGAGGCGGCCCGGAGCGCCGAGGGGCATCTGCCGCGACTCGACATGCGGCGGGCCCGTTGGGACGGCGGGGCGGGCACGGATGGTCACACCTGA